One Solibacillus sp. R5-41 DNA segment encodes these proteins:
- a CDS encoding BRCT domain-containing protein, which yields MHKNNNNSEVIYLKESYESLRHPFYNKQLVFTGALSTMTRSEAAKRVRLCGGFLQGAVTTETDFVIIGNKRRGISAKQQKAEKLIHLGFDLQFLVEDDFLWLLSMEKG from the coding sequence ATGCATAAAAATAACAACAACTCAGAAGTCATCTATCTTAAGGAGTCATATGAATCCTTAAGGCATCCCTTTTATAATAAGCAATTGGTTTTTACAGGGGCCCTCTCTACAATGACTCGTTCAGAAGCTGCGAAAAGGGTGCGCCTTTGTGGAGGATTTTTACAAGGTGCTGTTACAACAGAAACAGATTTCGTTATTATAGGAAATAAACGTCGTGGTATTAGCGCTAAACAACAAAAAGCGGAGAAACTAATTCACCTAGGCTTTGACCTTCAATTTCTTGTTGAGGATGATTTTCTTTGGTTACTTTCAATGGAAAAAGGATAG
- a CDS encoding LURP-one-related/scramblase family protein, producing MKQLYIKQKVFSLGGKFTVKDQQENDRYYVEGSFMQIPKTFSILNTTRDEVGLITKKIFSLLPKFFVEVNGREILTIQKELSFFKARYTIDAVGIEINGNWWDMNFEVLQHGNVIGKVSKEWFTWGDSYKVDILNDEMETIIIAIVVAIDCVKADQAASSSAAST from the coding sequence ATGAAGCAACTTTATATAAAACAAAAGGTATTCAGCCTTGGTGGTAAGTTTACGGTAAAGGATCAGCAGGAAAATGATCGATATTATGTAGAAGGCAGCTTTATGCAAATTCCAAAGACGTTTTCAATTTTAAATACTACTAGAGATGAAGTCGGACTCATTACGAAAAAAATATTTAGCTTATTACCGAAGTTTTTTGTGGAGGTAAATGGCCGAGAAATACTGACAATCCAAAAGGAACTTTCATTTTTTAAAGCACGTTATACGATTGACGCAGTAGGAATTGAAATAAATGGGAACTGGTGGGACATGAATTTCGAAGTGCTGCAGCATGGTAATGTGATCGGAAAGGTAAGCAAGGAATGGTTCACTTGGGGCGATAGCTATAAAGTGGACATATTAAATGATGAGATGGAAACAATAATTATTGCAATTGTTGTAGCCATTGATTGTGTAAAAGCAGACCAAGCAGCATCTTCTTCGGCTGCCTCGACGTAA
- a CDS encoding ABC transporter substrate-binding protein: MTHKNKMKKYGSLFMATALLTGALAGCNTDGDTSSSGGSGNSASDVIKIGANLELSGGVASYGSSIGDGAKLAIEEINAAGGIDGKKLELITVDNKSENSEATTAAIRLAEKEKVVAMLAPATSGNSVATVEIANKYKVPMVTGSGTSPNVTVNENGTVNEYAFRTCFIDPFQGTVAANFATKDLGAKNVAIFADNASDYAKGLAASFKETVVANGGTVVAEEAYVAKDVDFKSTLTNIKGKNPDFIFIPGYYEEVGLIVKQARDLGIDVPLMGADGWDSPTLVDLAGAEALNNTYITNHYSSEDPDANIQKFVEAFKGEYNEAPNAFHALGYDSIYFIVDAIKRVDGDITSEAIQKQLAATKDLSLITGTFTVDEFHNPVKSATVLEFVNGKQQFNSKVNP, from the coding sequence ATGACACACAAAAACAAAATGAAAAAGTATGGCTCTCTTTTTATGGCAACAGCTTTACTGACAGGTGCTTTAGCAGGATGTAATACGGACGGTGATACAAGCTCTTCGGGTGGAAGTGGTAATTCCGCATCAGATGTAATTAAAATTGGTGCTAACTTAGAATTATCAGGGGGTGTAGCATCCTATGGTTCTTCAATTGGTGATGGTGCAAAACTTGCCATTGAAGAAATTAATGCAGCTGGCGGTATTGACGGTAAAAAGCTTGAATTAATTACAGTTGATAATAAATCGGAAAACTCTGAAGCAACGACAGCCGCAATTCGTTTAGCTGAAAAAGAAAAAGTAGTAGCAATGCTTGCACCAGCTACTTCTGGTAACTCCGTAGCGACAGTTGAAATTGCAAATAAATATAAAGTGCCAATGGTAACAGGATCAGGTACTTCACCAAATGTAACGGTAAATGAAAATGGGACAGTAAATGAATATGCGTTCCGTACATGCTTTATCGATCCATTCCAAGGAACAGTGGCAGCTAATTTCGCAACGAAAGATTTAGGTGCTAAAAATGTTGCAATTTTTGCTGACAATGCATCAGATTATGCAAAAGGCTTAGCTGCTTCATTTAAAGAAACGGTGGTAGCAAATGGCGGTACGGTCGTTGCTGAAGAAGCATATGTAGCAAAAGACGTTGATTTCAAATCGACATTAACAAATATTAAAGGGAAAAACCCTGACTTCATCTTTATCCCAGGTTATTACGAAGAGGTAGGCTTAATTGTTAAGCAAGCCCGTGATCTTGGCATTGATGTCCCGTTAATGGGGGCAGATGGTTGGGATTCTCCAACGTTAGTTGATTTAGCGGGTGCTGAAGCCTTAAATAACACGTATATTACAAATCACTATTCTTCTGAGGACCCTGATGCGAACATTCAAAAATTCGTTGAAGCATTTAAAGGAGAATATAATGAAGCACCAAACGCATTCCACGCATTAGGCTATGATTCAATTTATTTCATTGTTGATGCGATTAAACGTGTAGATGGTGACATTACGAGTGAAGCGATTCAAAAACAACTTGCTGCAACAAAAGACTTAAGTTTAATTACAGGTACCTTCACAGTAGATGAATTCCATAACCCAGTAAAATCTGCAACGGTTTTGGAATTCGTAAATGGTAAACAACAGTTCAACTCTAAAGTTAATCCTTAA
- a CDS encoding ADP-ribosylglycohydrolase family protein has translation MNKRKRALWGFIIGDAYGVPMEFMERDSFEIHDMIGYGCWDVPAGTWSDDSAMTLITMQHLIEDTSIADLKRAFCNWVYRGHWSYNDEPAFDVGMTIAEVINRWETKGPFEAAKADEQSNGNGALMRILPVAFYSYGRAIEDRYVNDYATLTHGHIRSTLCCFHYTYMVHALMDDLSLEASLARANEQLLSKLNDYPEEKVHFERILNITTLSREDIQSNGYVIHTLEAVYWSLLNSKSYYDAIFQAVHLGNDTDTIAAITGGLAGIYYEELNIPNDWMALIPKQEEIDHLINRFVKVIF, from the coding sequence ATGAATAAACGAAAACGAGCATTATGGGGATTTATTATCGGTGATGCGTATGGTGTGCCGATGGAATTTATGGAACGAGATTCTTTTGAAATTCATGACATGATTGGCTATGGTTGCTGGGATGTACCGGCTGGAACATGGTCGGATGACAGTGCGATGACGCTTATTACGATGCAACATCTAATTGAAGATACATCCATTGCTGATTTAAAGCGCGCCTTTTGTAATTGGGTTTATCGTGGGCATTGGTCATACAATGATGAGCCCGCATTTGATGTTGGGATGACCATTGCAGAAGTCATTAATCGTTGGGAAACAAAGGGTCCTTTTGAAGCAGCAAAAGCGGATGAACAAAGCAATGGCAATGGTGCCCTTATGCGAATTCTCCCAGTTGCCTTTTATAGCTATGGTCGTGCAATAGAGGACCGTTATGTGAATGATTATGCGACGTTAACGCATGGACATATTCGCTCGACACTTTGTTGCTTTCATTATACATATATGGTGCATGCGTTAATGGATGATTTATCATTGGAGGCTAGCTTAGCACGTGCAAATGAACAATTACTTAGTAAATTGAATGATTATCCAGAGGAAAAGGTCCATTTTGAACGCATATTAAATATTACTACGTTATCACGAGAGGATATTCAAAGTAATGGATATGTCATTCATACACTTGAGGCGGTTTATTGGAGTTTGTTAAATAGTAAAAGCTACTATGATGCCATTTTCCAAGCAGTGCATTTAGGGAATGATACGGACACGATTGCTGCGATTACAGGTGGTCTAGCGGGTATTTATTATGAGGAGCTGAATATTCCAAACGACTGGATGGCACTCATTCCAAAGCAAGAAGAAATCGATCATCTCATTAATCGTTTTGTGAAGGTAATCTTTTAA
- a CDS encoding malate:quinone oxidoreductase, with amino-acid sequence MSNKHIKSDVILIGAGIMSATLGTMLKELAPDWKITVFEQLGKAGEESSHELNNAGTGHAALCELNYTSEKSDGSIDITKAIAVNEQFQDSLQFWSHLVKNKQIKNPQDFIMPIPHMSMVQGEKNVEYLKKRHETMIGNPLFKGMEFSEDPATLKQWIPLIMNGRKSSEPIAATKIDSGTDVNFGSLTRMLITNLQNQDVNVNYNHSVKGLKRMPDGTWEVKVHDKETHKMEYHSAKFVFLGAGGGSLELLQKTGIPESKHIGGFPISGLFLVCNNQEIVEQHHAKVYGKAAVGAPPMSVPHLDTRYIDGKKSLLFGPFAGFSPKFLKTGSNMDLIATVKPHNLVTLLACGAKNMDLTSYLIGQVLLSKEKRVEELRNFVPGAKSEDWEVIVAGQRVQVIKDTAAGKGTLQFGTEVVSAHDGSIAALLGASPGASTAVSVMIKVIKQCFPEEVKNWEPKIKEMIPSYGKKLGENPELIEQIHASTAETLGLHKN; translated from the coding sequence ATGAGTAACAAGCATATTAAATCAGACGTTATCTTAATTGGTGCCGGTATTATGAGTGCGACTTTAGGTACAATGCTTAAAGAATTAGCACCCGATTGGAAAATCACAGTATTTGAGCAGTTAGGTAAAGCAGGCGAGGAAAGCTCTCACGAATTAAACAATGCAGGTACAGGTCATGCTGCATTATGTGAGCTTAACTATACAAGTGAAAAGTCAGATGGCTCTATTGATATTACAAAAGCAATTGCAGTAAATGAACAATTCCAAGATTCACTACAATTTTGGTCCCATCTTGTGAAAAACAAACAAATTAAAAATCCTCAAGATTTTATTATGCCAATACCTCATATGAGTATGGTTCAAGGTGAGAAAAATGTTGAGTATTTAAAAAAGCGTCATGAAACAATGATTGGAAATCCACTATTCAAAGGAATGGAATTTTCAGAGGATCCTGCGACATTAAAACAATGGATTCCATTAATTATGAACGGCCGTAAATCAAGTGAACCGATTGCTGCTACAAAAATCGATTCAGGTACGGATGTAAATTTCGGTTCATTAACACGTATGTTAATCACGAATTTACAAAACCAAGATGTAAATGTGAATTATAACCATAGCGTTAAAGGTTTAAAACGCATGCCTGATGGTACTTGGGAAGTGAAAGTACATGACAAAGAAACCCACAAAATGGAGTATCATTCAGCTAAGTTTGTATTCTTAGGTGCTGGTGGTGGTAGCTTAGAGTTACTACAAAAAACAGGTATCCCTGAAAGTAAGCACATCGGTGGATTCCCTATTAGTGGTCTATTCTTAGTATGTAACAATCAAGAAATCGTCGAACAACATCATGCAAAAGTGTACGGTAAAGCGGCAGTTGGTGCACCACCAATGTCAGTACCTCACTTGGATACACGTTATATCGATGGTAAAAAATCATTATTATTCGGTCCATTTGCTGGATTCTCACCTAAATTCTTAAAAACGGGCTCAAACATGGACTTAATCGCAACTGTAAAACCGCATAACTTAGTTACATTATTAGCTTGTGGTGCGAAAAACATGGACTTAACAAGTTATTTAATCGGTCAAGTATTATTATCAAAAGAAAAACGTGTTGAAGAATTACGTAATTTCGTTCCAGGAGCGAAAAGTGAAGATTGGGAAGTTATTGTAGCTGGTCAACGCGTACAAGTAATTAAAGATACAGCCGCAGGTAAAGGTACATTACAATTCGGTACAGAAGTTGTAAGTGCACACGATGGTTCAATTGCCGCATTACTTGGTGCATCTCCAGGTGCTTCAACAGCAGTTTCGGTTATGATAAAGGTAATCAAACAATGTTTCCCAGAGGAAGTTAAAAATTGGGAACCAAAGATTAAAGAAATGATTCCTTCATATGGCAAGAAACTTGGCGAAAATCCAGAGCTTATTGAACAAATTCATGCTTCAACTGCTGAAACATTAGGCTTACACAAAAACTAA
- a CDS encoding methylated-DNA--[protein]-cysteine S-methyltransferase: protein MYRLDVSSPLGMVEITSTENAITAVLFVDREETIHEQTSETPTVLKDCYEQLIQYFNGERTKFTVPYEMYGTDFQKSVWTALTTVPFAKTESYKDIAIKVGNEKAVRAVGTTNGKNPISIIVPCHRIIGANGKLTGYAGGLWRKEWLLMHEQKMAKE from the coding sequence ATGTATCGATTAGATGTTTCATCACCACTAGGAATGGTTGAAATTACGAGCACAGAGAACGCAATTACAGCGGTGTTATTTGTTGATCGAGAAGAAACAATCCATGAGCAAACAAGCGAAACACCGACTGTATTGAAAGATTGCTATGAACAACTAATACAATATTTTAACGGCGAGCGTACGAAATTTACCGTTCCATATGAAATGTATGGCACAGACTTTCAGAAAAGTGTTTGGACTGCTTTAACGACGGTACCTTTTGCCAAAACCGAATCTTATAAAGATATTGCAATTAAAGTAGGCAATGAAAAGGCTGTACGTGCAGTAGGAACAACGAATGGAAAAAATCCAATAAGTATTATTGTGCCATGCCATCGAATTATTGGAGCAAATGGCAAACTAACGGGTTATGCTGGCGGTCTATGGCGTAAAGAATGGCTGCTTATGCATGAGCAAAAAATGGCAAAAGAATAG
- a CDS encoding class I SAM-dependent rRNA methyltransferase translates to MEQIRELYVKPKFIKQMTNGYPLILKEAIDMPEVAIAEGTIVQLLDAQGGYIATGYYGEQNKGIGWVLSRKQKEVIDVRFFTKKIREAAEKRADFFASEDTTAFRVFNGEGDGVGGLTIDFFNGFYMASWYSEGIYAFRDVVYEALNSALNTRGIYEKLRFNTNGQYVDQDDYVSGEKGDFPLIVLENGMNFAVDLNDGAMTGIFLDQRNVRKALRDQYAMDKTVLNTFSYTGAFSVAAALGGASGTTSVDLAKRSLSKTIEQFSVNEIDYESQDIKVMNVFDYFSYAKRHDLKFDVVVLDPPSFARTKKMTFSTAKDYPKLLTDALAITNDHGIIIASTNNASFDMKKFKTFIEQAFKDANTQYKIVEQHQLPEDFVVPHNFPEFNYLKVVIIQVIN, encoded by the coding sequence ATGGAACAGATACGTGAATTATATGTAAAACCAAAATTTATTAAGCAGATGACGAATGGTTATCCGCTTATTTTAAAAGAAGCGATCGACATGCCAGAGGTGGCTATTGCAGAAGGAACTATAGTGCAATTACTCGACGCACAAGGCGGTTATATTGCGACAGGCTATTATGGTGAGCAAAATAAAGGCATTGGCTGGGTGCTATCACGCAAACAAAAAGAAGTGATTGATGTGCGCTTCTTTACGAAAAAGATTCGTGAAGCTGCTGAAAAGCGTGCAGACTTTTTTGCATCAGAAGACACGACTGCTTTCCGTGTATTTAACGGAGAAGGTGATGGTGTTGGTGGTTTAACAATAGATTTCTTCAATGGCTTCTATATGGCGAGTTGGTATAGTGAAGGAATTTATGCTTTCCGTGATGTTGTGTATGAGGCATTAAATAGTGCACTAAACACGCGCGGTATTTATGAAAAATTACGCTTCAATACAAACGGTCAATATGTAGATCAAGATGATTATGTGTCAGGTGAAAAAGGGGACTTCCCGTTAATCGTTCTAGAAAACGGCATGAACTTTGCGGTTGATTTAAACGATGGAGCGATGACGGGTATTTTCCTTGATCAACGTAATGTTCGTAAAGCACTACGCGATCAGTACGCAATGGACAAAACCGTGTTAAACACTTTCTCTTACACAGGTGCATTTTCAGTAGCAGCAGCGCTTGGTGGCGCATCGGGTACGACAAGTGTTGATTTAGCGAAGCGTAGCTTGTCAAAAACTATTGAACAATTTTCAGTGAATGAGATTGACTATGAATCACAAGATATTAAAGTCATGAATGTATTCGATTACTTTAGTTATGCAAAGCGTCATGATTTGAAGTTTGATGTCGTTGTGCTAGATCCACCGAGTTTTGCACGTACAAAGAAAATGACATTTAGTACAGCAAAGGATTATCCGAAGTTATTAACAGATGCACTTGCGATTACGAATGATCATGGTATCATTATCGCTTCAACGAATAATGCAAGCTTTGACATGAAAAAGTTTAAAACATTTATTGAACAAGCATTTAAAGACGCAAATACACAATACAAAATCGTAGAACAACATCAGTTACCAGAGGATTTTGTAGTACCACATAACTTCCCGGAATTTAACTATTTAAAAGTAGTGATAATTCAAGTCATAAACTAA
- the pdxS gene encoding pyridoxal 5'-phosphate synthase lyase subunit PdxS, with protein MDILLGSDVVSKGMSLIQNGGVIMDVMNAEQAKIAEAAGAVAVMALERVPSDIRAAGGVARMADPRIMEEVMSAVSIPVMAKARIGHIIEARMLEAMGIDFIDESEVLTPADEEYHLLKNKYNVPFVCGCRDLGEAARRIGEGAAMLRTKGEPGTGNIVEAVRHMRKVNAQVRAVVAMNDDELMTEAKNLGAPYEVLLAIKQAGRLPVSNFAAGGVSTPADAALMMELGADGVFVGSGIFKAENPEKFATAIVQATTNYQDYELINSVSRGIGSPMKGIDIRGLAQHERMQDRGW; from the coding sequence ACAAAATGGTGGGGTCATTATGGATGTAATGAACGCAGAGCAAGCAAAAATTGCTGAAGCAGCAGGGGCAGTCGCTGTTATGGCATTGGAACGTGTGCCTTCTGATATTCGTGCGGCTGGTGGGGTAGCTCGTATGGCAGATCCACGAATTATGGAAGAAGTGATGAGCGCGGTTTCTATTCCGGTCATGGCAAAAGCTCGTATCGGTCATATCATTGAAGCACGTATGTTGGAGGCAATGGGGATAGATTTCATAGATGAAAGTGAAGTGTTAACACCTGCTGATGAGGAGTACCATTTATTAAAAAATAAATATAACGTACCATTTGTTTGTGGCTGTCGTGATTTAGGAGAGGCTGCGCGCCGAATTGGTGAAGGTGCAGCCATGCTAAGAACAAAAGGTGAGCCAGGTACAGGAAATATCGTCGAAGCAGTACGCCATATGCGAAAAGTAAATGCACAAGTACGTGCCGTTGTTGCGATGAATGATGATGAACTCATGACAGAGGCAAAAAATTTAGGAGCACCGTATGAAGTATTACTTGCAATTAAACAAGCAGGTCGTCTACCGGTTTCTAACTTTGCAGCTGGTGGCGTATCAACACCTGCAGATGCAGCATTGATGATGGAGTTAGGAGCAGATGGTGTATTTGTTGGTTCGGGTATTTTTAAGGCAGAAAACCCAGAAAAGTTTGCTACTGCAATCGTTCAAGCGACAACAAATTATCAAGATTATGAGCTGATTAATAGTGTTTCAAGAGGAATTGGATCCCCGATGAAAGGAATTGACATTCGCGGTTTAGCGCAACATGAACGAATGCAGGACCGCGGCTGGTAA
- a CDS encoding class I SAM-dependent methyltransferase, with translation MNEQQYEKLLNINTSGNQYGFPKLAQYHRYEPTPYSGLEQLFEHYILPENACLVDIGCGKGRVPIYIHHQFQIPVVGIEMDQKFFVEAEHNREQYLKKFKRKGESIQFINKLAETYKIADKDNVFFFFNPFSIHVFRQVMNHIFDSIERKKRVVDVILYYPAPEYMLYLQQELALNFLIEIKLMNEKNENERIVVFRMP, from the coding sequence ATGAATGAGCAGCAGTATGAAAAGTTACTAAATATTAATACATCGGGCAATCAGTATGGTTTTCCAAAGTTAGCCCAGTACCATCGCTATGAGCCGACCCCATACAGCGGATTAGAACAATTATTTGAGCACTACATATTACCTGAAAATGCATGTTTAGTAGATATCGGATGCGGGAAAGGCCGTGTGCCGATTTATATCCACCATCAATTTCAAATACCAGTAGTAGGAATTGAGATGGACCAAAAGTTTTTTGTAGAGGCTGAGCATAACCGCGAGCAATATTTAAAGAAGTTCAAAAGAAAAGGTGAGTCCATTCAATTTATTAATAAGCTAGCAGAAACCTATAAAATAGCAGACAAGGACAATGTATTTTTCTTTTTTAATCCATTTTCTATTCATGTTTTTCGACAGGTGATGAACCATATCTTTGATTCAATTGAACGAAAAAAGCGTGTAGTAGATGTTATTTTATATTATCCCGCGCCAGAGTACATGCTTTATTTACAGCAGGAATTAGCATTAAATTTTCTTATAGAAATCAAATTGATGAATGAAAAAAATGAGAATGAACGGATTGTCGTATTTCGAATGCCCTAA
- a CDS encoding helix-turn-helix transcriptional regulator, with amino-acid sequence MNNYVQQMVDWIEENLTGEFSLDKLANDLGYSPYYCSFRFHQATGISMRRYVLLRRLYLSTADLRNNRKVIDIAFDYGYSSQEAYSRAFKTVFGITPREFQIKRLPVQSFERLSIYQSGDGDKMVLNRERELKKLKNLNRELFDRNVLNILNGQMMYEEFKEKKLMGDSDCVPFNEAMCVHVTTRQIFDEEFIRMRAACHQSSVEEYQKTVIHSVKPLLENEYKYIVLWFGEDVFCQMNLLTLLAYLEQKGYKGRVFFNQFRDDEFKVNQMELELGNYTMIYEDVLVHHKKTSVEVLPVLYQAIHWFLEMQMENNEVIKYIRNNQHVPTPELVKQLFTLFPTLGYGDTQYMEHINKVKLK; translated from the coding sequence ATGAATAACTATGTACAGCAGATGGTTGACTGGATTGAGGAGAATTTAACAGGCGAATTTTCATTAGATAAATTGGCAAATGATTTAGGGTATTCTCCTTATTATTGCTCCTTTCGATTTCACCAAGCAACAGGAATAAGTATGAGACGCTATGTCCTTCTTAGAAGATTGTATTTATCAACAGCTGATTTAAGAAATAATCGCAAAGTTATTGATATTGCGTTTGATTACGGTTATTCCTCACAAGAAGCGTATAGTAGGGCCTTTAAAACTGTATTTGGGATAACGCCACGAGAATTCCAAATTAAGCGTTTACCTGTTCAATCATTTGAGAGGCTTTCAATTTATCAAAGTGGGGATGGAGATAAAATGGTTTTGAATCGAGAGCGAGAATTAAAAAAATTAAAAAATTTAAATCGTGAATTATTTGATAGAAACGTGTTAAATATTTTAAACGGCCAAATGATGTATGAAGAATTTAAAGAAAAAAAGCTGATGGGTGACTCAGATTGTGTGCCTTTTAATGAAGCAATGTGTGTTCATGTGACGACAAGACAAATATTTGATGAAGAATTTATTCGCATGAGGGCAGCTTGCCATCAAAGTTCTGTTGAAGAATACCAGAAAACAGTGATCCATTCAGTAAAACCGTTGCTTGAAAACGAGTATAAATATATTGTTTTATGGTTTGGTGAGGATGTATTTTGCCAGATGAATCTTCTTACATTGCTTGCCTACTTGGAGCAAAAAGGCTATAAAGGGCGCGTATTTTTCAATCAATTCCGTGATGATGAATTTAAGGTGAATCAAATGGAACTCGAATTAGGAAATTATACAATGATCTATGAGGATGTTTTAGTACATCATAAAAAAACATCCGTCGAGGTGTTACCAGTATTGTATCAAGCTATTCATTGGTTTTTAGAAATGCAAATGGAAAATAATGAGGTCATAAAATATATTAGAAATAATCAGCACGTACCGACACCGGAACTAGTGAAGCAATTATTCACTCTATTCCCGACATTAGGGTATGGCGACACACAATACATGGAGCACATTAATAAAGTGAAATTAAAATGA